The sequence below is a genomic window from Synechococcus sp. PCC 7335.
TGAAATGGCCAGAATCTGTGCAATTTTACCTTCAGAACCAATTCCTCAAAGACCTGGAAGATTAAGCATATTGACAGCCGGAACGGCTGACTTACCCGTTGCTGAAGAAGCGGCTGTGACTGCTGAGCTGTGCGGCTTTGGGGTGACGCGGCTGTGGGATGTGGGCGTAGCTGGAATTCACCGGCTACTGAGCAATCAGCATGTGATTGACGAATCTGACGTGCTGATTGTGGCAGCCGGAATGGAAGGTGCTTTACCTAGTGTTGTAGCCGGGCTGGCGGATTGCCCAGTAATTGCCGTGCCGACCAGTATTGGCTATGGGGCTAGCTTTCAAGGCTTGGCTCCGCTGTTGACCATGCTAAATTCTTGCGCCACCGGAATTGGTGTGGTCAATATCGACAATGGATTTGGCGCGGCTATCTTAGCAGGTCAGATTCTGCGAACGGCAGCGAAAATATCTAACACTAAGTGAACTGCAACCAAGTAACGTACCAGAAAATTCCCGTCCTAAAACCCATCACTTCGTCTGCTCTAATAGTCTGGGCTCGACGATGCAAAAAATAAGCACGACCTGCACAAAGACCAACTGACGGTCCTCAACAAAACTGAACAATCTTGAACGGGAGTGATGTTTGAATTCTCACTCATGATTGGGTGCGTTTCATAATATCTCTTGGATACTAAAGATAGCCGTGAGCTAGGCAAGGTCTATGGCCAACCGAGTGATGCAATTAGCTAGCTATAGACTCGATCGCGTAGACAGCCTGTAGTTTGTAGGGGCTATTTGGTGCAACCTCAACCACGTCATCGGCGGCATTGGCTGTCTCTACACAAACAAACTTAAGATAGTCCTGGGCTGCTAGATCAGCCATTTTGACTGATATTTCTTCTCCTGGGTTCCAGACAATAGCAGTCTTGTTACCAGTTGTGGAAATGCGAATACGGCGATTTAGGGCGCTATCTTCGACAATCAATTCAGGCTTTACATCGGTGTAGATGCGATCGGTTTCTGAGGAGAAGGCGATGGCACCGGACTGCTTTTTCTCTTTGCCGTCATCTACCTTGTCTAAATAAGTCGTTTCTTCAAGGCCCAGCACCTTGACCTGGTTAATATCGCCCACTGTGAAGTAGCTGTGGAACGCTTGAGTAACCTGGAACGTACTCTCTCCGGTATTGCTAGTGATGAGGGCTACTGTTAGCGTTTGACTGATCAGAATCTCAATCACTAGCTCAAAGCTATGGGGCCAGATTTCCTGGGTTTCTTCATCTGCGCTCACGCCAAGCCGGACTTTAGTTTCCCCTGTCTCGGTGGTTTCAGTACTTAGTAGGGTCCACATCCGGTTACGAACAAATCCGTGACTAGCGCGTCCCTTCCCTTCTGGGTCAGGGCCAAACCAGGGCCAGCAGATGGGAATGCCGCCTTTGGTGGCTTTGCCTGGCTGGTAGTAGGCATTTTCGCTGACAAACATTAGATCGGCGGTAGCTCCAACCGGCTGAAAGGAAAGCACCTGCGCTGCGTAGACAGAAATTTTTGCCTTGGCATGTTCATTGTCGATAGCAATCACCGGAAATCCGCCTTTACCTTCAACAATGCTGAGCTGAGGCGCGATACCAAATTCCTGGTTCAGTTGCTCAATGTTCATAATTCCTGCCTGTAGAGTCCTTACTCTATTAATTTACGCTCGATTGGGCCGAGCTGTCTGTCTTCCAAAATTCTGAGACGAGCTATCTTTCGCTAAAATCTAAGTGTTCTCTAGAGCTGCCTTGTAGCCTATACCCGTGCCCAGAAAAGTCTTAGTTTGCCAGAATACAACTTGCAAACAGCAGGGCTCAGACAAAGTACTGGCTGCTTTTGAACAGTGCTTGCCTGCCGAGGAAGCTGACAATGTTGAAATTGAAGCTTCGGGCTGTTTGGGACAGTGCGGTAATGGACCGATGGTTTTGGTTACTCCTGACAAAACCTGGTATAGCAAGGTCCGCGCTAAAGAGGTGGCGGTGATTGTAAAACAGCATTTGCTAGGGAATCGCCCGGTGAAGTATATGCTGTACCCGCAAGTACATGGATCGCAACAAAACTCTATTTGGATTTGGGCGATCGCGTTTGCTCTGTTGATGGCGTTTTGTATTGGCATTGCGGTGGTGATCGGCAGGCGATATGTTCCGACCTGAACAGACCCCATCGCCTGCAGCTGGAGAACTTCGAGCTAATCAGGTTCGTAAGATCATCCATATAGATATGGATGCTTTCTACGCTTCAATCGAACAGAGAGACAATCCTGAGCTGCGAGGAAAACCGGTGGCGGTCGGCGGCTTGCCTTCTCAGCGAGGAGCAGTCTGTGCGGCTAGCTATGAAGCGAGAAAATATGGAATCCATTCAGCTATGCCTTCTCGTAGTGCGATCACCCGGTGTCAGCATCTAATATTCGTCAAACCTCGATTTGAGCACTACCGAGCGGTTTCAGCAGAGATTCGAGCGATATTTTTTGACTACACAGAGTTGGTTGAGCCGCTGTCGCTTGATGAGGCATATCTAGATGTGAGCGTGGACAAGCAAGGGATTGGCTCGGCAGTGGCGATCGCTAAACAAATTCGCGATCGCATTCGCACAGATCTGCAGCTCACTGCTTCTGCGGGCGTTTCAATCAACAAATTCCTCGCCAAGATTGCTTCTGATCTCAACAAACCTGATGGACTCTCTTTTATTAGTCCAGAAGAAGCGAAGACTTTCATCGAGCAGCTACGAATAGAAGATTTTTATGGTGTAGGGCCAGCGACCGCCACAAAGATGAAATCGCTAGGTATCCATACTGGCGCAGATCTAAAAACTTGGACACAAGCTGAGCTAACTCAAACCTTTGGTAAAGTTGGCAGCTACTACTACCGCGTCGCTAGGGCCGAGGATAACCGACCCGTCAATCCAAACCGCATCCGTAAATCTATTGGAGCCGAACGCAGCTTTTTTAGAGATCTTTCTCAGATAGAAGATATGGAAACGGCGCTGGCTAATATTGCAACAGAAGTATCTCAAAGATTGCAGAAGAACAAACGCCAAGGCCATACCCTAACGCTTAAGATTAAATACGATAACTACGACACGATTACCCGTAGTCGAACGTTGGAAACACCAATTGAAGAAAAACAAATACTTCAAATAGCTACAAGATTGTTGTCTCTGCATGTGGAACGCGATCGCCCCGTCAGACTTCTAGGCATCACGGTATCTAACTTAATAGCGCCCCAGCCCTACCACCAATTGACGCTGAACATCTAAGACCTCTGGCGTGAAATCCTATTTTGACTTTGTACAGACTTCAGCGTCGGTGATAAAGAGTAATCAACTACAATCAATCACAACACATGCGTTTGTCCGCCGCGCAATATCATCTATGAAATTACAGGCAAAGGTTCTATCAGGGTATGCAGCTAGCCTGTCGCTAGTTGTGCTAGTTGGACTGTGGGGCGTTTTTAATCTCTGGCGATTAGGCCAAGCTAGCGGAGATATCTTAGAGGAAAACTATCGCAGCATTCGCGCTGCCGATAGTATGATTGATGCTCTAGAACGGCAAGATAGCGCGACGTTGATCCTACTACTGGGCGATGCAGCAGCAGGGCGATCGCTTTTTCGTGAGTACCAAGTGCAGTTCTTGCAGTGGCTGAGTCGGGCCAAAGACAACGTCACACTGCCGGGTGAAGCAGAAATTCTCACAGAACTAGAATCGACCTACCAGGCATATTTGATCAGCGTCGATCAGCTAATTACGGCAACTGAGGAGCGCACAGAAGAGTACAAACAGGGCGTACAGCCTACCTTCCAATCCGTGCGAGATACAGCCGTTGAACTTAGAGATGTCAATCAGAGTGCAATGACTGAGGCCTCAGAGCGAGCCGCTAATACTTCTCAGCAGGCGATCGCGTCGGTAGCTATTGCTGGCCTTAGCGCCGCTACTGCGGGTTTTATTATCAGCTGGATTCTTTCACGTAATCTAGTTCAACCTATCAAAGCTATTCGAGGGGCTACCGAACAGATCGCGAGTGGGAATTATGATGTTCAGCTGACGATCGCCTCTGAAGATGAACTCGGTCAACTCGCCGACGAAATCAACATTATGAGTCAGCGGCTACAGGCATTCAAAGCGCTAAATTTAGACAAGCTAGTTGCAGAAAAGCAGCGAAGTGAGGCCATTATTTACAGTCTGAGCGATGGCATTGTTGTTGTTGATGATCAGCTTCATATTGTCGCTATTAATCCGGTCGCTGCCACTATATTTGGTACCAAACCGAAGCTTGCTCAAGGTCGCCACTGCTTAGAGATCATCGAAGATCGTACCCTTTATGACCAGCTTCAGTCTGTAGCAGAGTCGCAAACGCCTGCTCTACCTGCAGGTCCTAGCTCCCAAGGTAGTGATGCTCAGTCCTTCGAGTTAACAATTGAACGAGGCAGCATAGAGCACTATCAGTACATCGCTACACCCGTTACCACAGAAGACAACCGTCGACTGGGTGTCGTGCTGCTGTTGCAAAATGTCACCAATCTCAAGCAGCTAGATCAGCTCAAAAGTGAATTTGTCATGACAGCCTCCCACGAACTGCGAACGCCGCTAACCGGAATGGCTATGAGCATTGATCTGCTTACAGAAACTGCGAAAACAAAACTATCTAACAACGAACAAGAACTTTTGCAGACCGCGCAAGAAGACGTAGAGCGTCTGCGAGATTTGGTTAACGACTTGCTAGATCTTTCTAAAATCGAATCAGGCAAGCTAGAGGTGGACAAAACAACTGTAGATCCTAGACAGCTTGTCGAGAAAGCAATTGAGCTATTAAAGATCCAGTCAGAGGATAAACAGATTGAGGTCAGTAGTCAGACGGCTAGCAATCTGCCGAAAGTGGAAGTAGATGTCAACAAGATTACATGGGTGATGACCAACCTGATTGCCAATGCGCTGCGCTATGCCAAAGAAACCATTGAGGTGATCGCTAAACGTCACGGTACTTGGATATCAATTGCCGTTGCTGATGATGGTCCTGGCATTGATCCTGCCTATCAAACCAAGATTTTCGATAAGTTTGTGCAGGTCAAAACTGAAAAAGATGTAGGGGGTAGTGGGTTAGGACTTGCTATTTGTAAGGAGATTATTAAGGCGCATGGCGGTACAATTTGGGTTGATTCAACCCCTGGTCATGGCAGTACGTTTACGTTTACCTTGCCTGTCACTGCCTCCACTCCCGCATGAGGACACAACCAATGCCCAATGCTAGTATCTTAGTTGCCGACGATGAGAAGAGTATCCGCTTGACCGTCGCCCAGGCCCTTTCCTCCCAAGGTTATGAGGTAGCAACTGCTATCGATGGCAGTACCGCACTAGAACAGCTAAAGGAAACGCCTACCGATCTGCTGCTGCTAGATATTCAGATGCCAGGAATGACTGGCATTGAAGTACTCCAAAAAGCGATAACCCAGCAGCCGTCACTGAAGGTTGTGATGGTTTCGGCACATGGTTCGGTTGATAACGCTGTTGAGGCGATGAAGCTGGGCGCGGTGGACTATCTACAAAAGCCATTTACGCCTAGTGAGCTGCGTGAGCTAGTCAATCGTGTCTTAGAGCGTGAAACCAATGATAGCGGTGACTGTGATGCGGAGGTTGCTAATGCTCGCAAGCTCGCAGGTGAAGGGAAGTACGAAGAGGCGATCGCCGCAGCAAAGCAGTGCATCGGGAACCATCCTCAAGACGCGGCTGGATTTAATTTACTAGGCGAATTACTAGAAGCGGGGGGCGATCGCTCAGAAGCACTTAAGAACTATCGGGTGGCGCTAGATCTTGATCCAACTTACAAAGCAGCTAGTAACAATCTTGATAGGGCAGCTACCAATCCCACTTCAAAACCTTCCTTCTAAATACCTCTTAGGTACCTTCAGGAGAATTCGGGGTAGGTAGGTTGAAAGGGTCGCTTTCGCACCTGTTTGTTTAACTGTTTTTTATGAGTGAGAACTCCTGCATATGGTTTCTAACCTGTTTGGTGGTAGTGCCCAAAAGTCTCAGTACATCGTTATTGTCGGCTGTGGGCGATTAGGTTCTTTGCTAGCTGGTCAGCTTAGCTCTCAAGGCCATAGCGTTGTTGTTATAGAACAGTACGAGGCTTGTCTTAGCAATCTCTCTAGTGAATTTAGTGGGTTTAGCGTGGTAGGCGATGCCGCAGAACTAGCAACTCTGCGTCAAGCAAAAGTTGACAAGGCTGACTGTCTACTAGCTGTCACCAGCGAAGACAACATCAATCTGATGGTGGCGCAAATTGCCAGAACTGTTTTTGAAATTCCAACCGTCTTAGCTCGCGTTTTTGATCCGGATCGCGAGGCTATCTATCAAGAGCTAGAGATCGATACGATTAGTCCAACCCAGCTTTCTGCTGACCTATTCTTGCAAAAGCTAGGCGAGCGTTTTGAGAGCCAAAATCAGAGGAGTGCTAAGTAGGCAGCTAAATGAGAATTATTTTAATTGGAACCGATAAGCTTACCTACTTTTTAGGTCGGCGATTTTCTAGCAAAGGATATTTTCTAACGATTATCACTCCAGACGAAGATAACGCCGTTTCTCTTTCTCGCAAGCTCAAAGCAACCGTGCTTACAGGCAACGGCAGCGATCCAGCGATGCTTCAGGAAGCAGGTGCCTACCAAGCAGATGTCTTGTTATCGCTGACACCTAGAGACCAAGACAACCTGATTGCCTGCCAGATCGCCCAAGACCGCTATGGCGTTCCAAAGACAGTTGCGCTAGTCAACGACCCGGAAAATAGAGAGGTTTTTGAAGAGCTAGGGGTGAGTGTTGCATTCTCAGCGACTGAGGTACTTGGTTCGATGATTGAGCAACAGACAGCTAGCGCAGATATTCGCAATCTAGTACCTGTCACCGACAGTGGCGTTACGATTACCGAGGTCGTGCTAGCAGAAAACAGTCCGGCTGTGGGCTCAGCCATTAAAGATCTAAAGCTACAGGGGGCTGTTGTCGCCTGCGTAGTCAGACGAGGACGGGTGCTCCTGGCGCAGCGGCGCAGTCATCTGCATGCGGGCGATCGCGTTCTACTCATCAGCGAAAACGACACCTACGGCCAGGCTCAAAAAACCTTAACTGGGGAGGGGGCCTAGAACATGCGTCATCAAAGTTTCTTAAGACAGCGGTATCAAGCTATCTTGGGCTATACCGGACTGACTTGTGCGATCGCGGGTCTTTGTATTTTGGCACCGCTTTTGGCGCTGTTTGCCTACCCTGAGGAGGCAAATCTAGCTTGGGGGTTTTTGCTACCGGGACTGGCATTAAGCGGACTAGGTGTCATTCTATGGCGATCGCTTGCGCCAAAATCTGGAGCGACGCTTACTTTACAAGAAGGATCAGTGATTGTTGTACTTTCATGGTTCTTGGCGGTGCTATTTGGCACGGTGCCCTTTTTAACCGTGGGCGGGCTGAACTTTACTCAGGCTGCTTTTGAATCGACTAGCGGCTGGACGACCACAGGACTCTCAGTGGTCGATGTCACCGCGACATCTAATCTGATTTTGCTGTATCGCAGCATTATGGAGCTGTTTGGTGGGGCAGGATTGGCGATTATTACCCTCAGTGCGATCGCCGGGCCAGTGGGGGCTAGCCTTAGCAGTGCAGAGGGCCGTAGCGAACAGCTTGCTCCCAACGTTCGGCGCTCGTCCAAACTAGTAGTGATTATCTACAGCAGTCTGTGTGCGATCGGTGTTGTTGCACTTCGCATCGCTGGTGTCGGCTGGTTCGATGCCGTCAATCACTCTTTCGCTGCGCTTTCAACGGGTGGATTTTCTACCCGTCCCGATTCGATTGGCTATTGGGACAGCCCCTTTGTAGAAGCGGTCACCATCGTCCTGATGCTGTTTGGCGGTCTCAACTTTGTCACCATCTATCTGTTACTAACCGGCAGTATTAAATCGGTGGTTCGTAACGGTCAGGTACGCTTGCAGGCACTGATGATTCCTTTAGTCGCTGTCATCATCTTCTTTGGCTCTGCGGTTAGCCTGTATCCTACGCTCGGCAAAGCCGTTCGGGTTTCTATCTTTGAATCGGTGACCGCCTTGACGACTACCGGGTTCTCTACCGTCGGTTACGGAGACTGGAACAGCCTACCCTGGATAGGGATGATTGTTCTCATGCTGATCGGCGGCGGAGCCGGTTCTACCGCAGGTGGCATTAAGCAGCTTAGAATCTACATCCTCTATCGCGCTTTGATCTCAGAATCTCGGCAGATGCTGCTACCCAAAGGGGCTATCAACGAAACTCAAATTTGGCAAGGAGAGCAACGCCGTTTTCTGCAGGCAAAGCAGATTCGCCAGGTCTCGCTGTTTGTCTTCTTGTATATGGCGCTCTTCTTTATTGGTAGCGCTATTATGATGGGCTACGGCTACTCTCTACAGGATAGCCTTTTTGAATATGCCAGCACCATGGGAACGGTTGGGCTATCCGTCGGTCCCACTGCTGCCGACGCGCCGGTTGGTATGCTTTGGGCCCAGATAGTTGGCATGTTTCTAGGCCGCTTGGAGTTCTTTACGGTGTTCGTTGGGGTCGCTTGCATGATTCGAGACTTCAAGCCCATGGTTAGCCGCCAGACTAAGCCCTCTTCATAGCGAATTACCACTGTGTAATTACCACTGTGTAAACTGACATCTCGTGAGTTGATATTTTGCTAGCCAACATTCTTACAATCAACTCCTTTGTAGTTGCTAATTTCCTTTCTAATCCAATCACCGACCCAGTCGCGATCTTTTTGACGATCTTGGCAATTATGCTGGTCGCGCCCCTGTTATTCGAACGATTTCAGCTACCAGGCATTGTTGGGCTAATCCTGGCAGGGGTAGTGGTCGGCCCTGATGGGTTAGGACTGCTAGAGCGCGATGGCACAATTGTGCTGCTAGGTACGGTGGGCCTACTGTTTTTGATGTTTATGGCTGGGCTAGAAACCAGCCTAGATGACTTCAAAGACGACGGTGACAAGGCGACTCTGTTTGGCATTGTCACTTTTGTGATTCCGCTAGTGATCGGAACAGGAGCGATGCTAGCGTTGGGCTACGGCTGGCTAGCGGCGATTCTAGTAGCTTCTTGCTTTTCTTCACATACGCTACTGGCGCTACCGGTATTGAACAAGCTGGGGATTATGCGAGCGTCTGCCGTTTCGGTTACACTGGGCGCGACTTTGATTACGAATGTTCTAGCGCTCCTGACCCTAGCCGTCATTATTAAAGCCTATCAAGGCAGCCTCACCCTTTCCTTTTGGTTGTTTCTGATTCCGGCGCTGACGATATATACCGTGGCCTGTCTATGGGGCGTACCTATCTTGGGTCGCTGGTTCTTCCACAAATTTGGTCACGATGAAAACGCTGAGTTCACCTTTGTTCTAGCAACGCTGTTTGTTGCCTCATACGTTGCGAGCGTCATTGAAATCGAGCCGATTATCGGTGCGTTTCTAGCCGGCATTGCCCTGACGCCACTAATTCCGCAAGTCAGTCCGCTGATGAACCGAATTCAGTTCATTGGCAACGCGCTGTTTGTGCCCTTCTTCCTAATTTCGGTCGGTATGCTGATCGATCCGGTAGCGCTAATTCGTCAGCCTCGGGTGCTCTTGATTGCTGGGGTGATGATCGTCGCGGAGATAGTAGGAAAGTATGCGGCAGCTTGGATAGCAGGCAAGCTATTTGGGTTCCGCTCGCCAGATGTGATGGTCATGTTTGGGCTATCTATTGCTCAGGCGGCATCAACGCTGGCTGCTATTACAGTAGCGTTCAACATTGAGCTAGTCGATCAGCTCACTGTCAACGGCGTGGTGGCTATGATTTTGGCCACCTCGATCGTGTCGCCTTGGATCGTGCAGCGCTGGGGACGCAAAGTTTCTGTAGTAGCACCCAAATCTGAAGGCGCACCTCAAGCGCTGATGCGGCGCGTTTTGGTAACAGTTGCCAATCCTGATACTGAAGATACTTTGCTAAATCTGGCCATTATTCTAGCAAGGGCGGGGGAGGGTACGCTGTTGCCTTTGAATGTGATTTGCGATCGCAAGCGGGCCGTATCAGCAGCCGACAAGCGAAAGCAAATAAAGCTACTAGAGATAGCTGAAGACGTTGCCCATGCGACGGTGACTAAAGTAGAGCCAATTGGCCGAGTCGACGATGCCATTGATAAAGGAATCTTGCGTACGGCTGTAGAGCAAGACGCAAGCCTGATTGTCTGCGGTTGGAAAGGCTATTCCAGCTACAAGGACAACTTTTTTGGGGACGTATTAGATAACGTTGCTTCTCGGGCGCAAGTGCCTGTGCTGGTCACCCGGTTTGTCTATCCTATTTCGAATACGGGGCGCATCCTCCTAGCGGTCAACAGGCAGCAGGCGCTTTCTGAGAATTTTGCACCAACCCTAGAGATTGTTCAAACCATTGCAAATGAGCTAAAGTCTACGCCGCAGGTACTGATTGTCTCGGGTCGCAGGCAGCCTCGCCTAAGTAGTACAGAACTGTGTGATATTAGCCCCGAAATTCCGGTAGAACAAACCAAAGGCTCTTTGTTTAGAAGGATCTCAAAGCGACTACAGCCCAACGATTTGTTAGTTCTAGAGGTGAATACGAGCAAGAAGCAAATAGCGGGCAGGCCTGCGATTGGTCAAATTCCTGAAGAGGTTGTGCGATCACATCCCAACGTCTCTATCATTGTCGCTCACTATCCCTTAGCTTCCAAGTCCAAGCGATGATTCACCTCTAGATGACTGCTAGATAGCCGTCCCTACTATCGATCGATTCCACAACCATCTAATGCTTAGCCACTTCAGCTAAACCGTAGCTATCATCTTCTTGAAGCCTGTTTGAAAACCATCAGCTTTTCAGTAGATGTCAATGAGTCCTTTGAAATGATGGGCTTGGCTTTGTTTCACTTTTTGAAACTGTCTTAGCGCTTCATTGACCGTCTCTTATTTTAGTAGTCAGAGATACCATCGATGAAAATAGCGCTATGAACAAGCCCGTATCCAATAAGCTGATCGTCCTGCCTCTTCTTTTAGGGAGTCTACTCGGGCTTGCTAGTTCAGCCAGTGTAGTCTTGGCCCAATCTTGGGGAATTACGCCTGCACCGGCGAATGGTGAAGCCGATAGCGAAGCCTCTTCGACCGTAGAGGCCGACTCTTCTCCTATAGCGGCAGATGCCAGCTACGAACGATACGGTGAAGTCATCGACCTCACCAAGTCCATGATCTACGATTCACAGGCTCAGCAGCTTGCGGATGAAAAAGGGCTGCAGATCATGGATATTACCTGGGAAGACACTGGCCGCTACGACAACTCATCTGTCGGCCCCAACATCAGCGATATGACCATTCAAGTCGAGCACCGCGACCCTCGATCTG
It includes:
- the larB gene encoding nickel pincer cofactor biosynthesis protein LarB, which produces MNRLINQPELNQSPKSYESVGNFAKIDHARTSRTGFPEVIWGQDKTAEQIVEIMQVMEGRHPVVMATRVEAKKYQAIQTQLSQVTYFEMARICAILPSEPIPQRPGRLSILTAGTADLPVAEEAAVTAELCGFGVTRLWDVGVAGIHRLLSNQHVIDESDVLIVAAGMEGALPSVVAGLADCPVIAVPTSIGYGASFQGLAPLLTMLNSCATGIGVVNIDNGFGAAILAGQILRTAAKISNTK
- a CDS encoding D-hexose-6-phosphate mutarotase; the protein is MNIEQLNQEFGIAPQLSIVEGKGGFPVIAIDNEHAKAKISVYAAQVLSFQPVGATADLMFVSENAYYQPGKATKGGIPICWPWFGPDPEGKGRASHGFVRNRMWTLLSTETTETGETKVRLGVSADEETQEIWPHSFELVIEILISQTLTVALITSNTGESTFQVTQAFHSYFTVGDINQVKVLGLEETTYLDKVDDGKEKKQSGAIAFSSETDRIYTDVKPELIVEDSALNRRIRISTTGNKTAIVWNPGEEISVKMADLAAQDYLKFVCVETANAADDVVEVAPNSPYKLQAVYAIESIAS
- a CDS encoding ferredoxin — protein: MPRKVLVCQNTTCKQQGSDKVLAAFEQCLPAEEADNVEIEASGCLGQCGNGPMVLVTPDKTWYSKVRAKEVAVIVKQHLLGNRPVKYMLYPQVHGSQQNSIWIWAIAFALLMAFCIGIAVVIGRRYVPT
- the dinB gene encoding DNA polymerase IV, with the protein product MFRPEQTPSPAAGELRANQVRKIIHIDMDAFYASIEQRDNPELRGKPVAVGGLPSQRGAVCAASYEARKYGIHSAMPSRSAITRCQHLIFVKPRFEHYRAVSAEIRAIFFDYTELVEPLSLDEAYLDVSVDKQGIGSAVAIAKQIRDRIRTDLQLTASAGVSINKFLAKIASDLNKPDGLSFISPEEAKTFIEQLRIEDFYGVGPATATKMKSLGIHTGADLKTWTQAELTQTFGKVGSYYYRVARAEDNRPVNPNRIRKSIGAERSFFRDLSQIEDMETALANIATEVSQRLQKNKRQGHTLTLKIKYDNYDTITRSRTLETPIEEKQILQIATRLLSLHVERDRPVRLLGITVSNLIAPQPYHQLTLNI
- a CDS encoding ATP-binding protein, which codes for MKLQAKVLSGYAASLSLVVLVGLWGVFNLWRLGQASGDILEENYRSIRAADSMIDALERQDSATLILLLGDAAAGRSLFREYQVQFLQWLSRAKDNVTLPGEAEILTELESTYQAYLISVDQLITATEERTEEYKQGVQPTFQSVRDTAVELRDVNQSAMTEASERAANTSQQAIASVAIAGLSAATAGFIISWILSRNLVQPIKAIRGATEQIASGNYDVQLTIASEDELGQLADEINIMSQRLQAFKALNLDKLVAEKQRSEAIIYSLSDGIVVVDDQLHIVAINPVAATIFGTKPKLAQGRHCLEIIEDRTLYDQLQSVAESQTPALPAGPSSQGSDAQSFELTIERGSIEHYQYIATPVTTEDNRRLGVVLLLQNVTNLKQLDQLKSEFVMTASHELRTPLTGMAMSIDLLTETAKTKLSNNEQELLQTAQEDVERLRDLVNDLLDLSKIESGKLEVDKTTVDPRQLVEKAIELLKIQSEDKQIEVSSQTASNLPKVEVDVNKITWVMTNLIANALRYAKETIEVIAKRHGTWISIAVADDGPGIDPAYQTKIFDKFVQVKTEKDVGGSGLGLAICKEIIKAHGGTIWVDSTPGHGSTFTFTLPVTASTPA
- a CDS encoding sigma-54 dependent transcriptional regulator, whose amino-acid sequence is MPNASILVADDEKSIRLTVAQALSSQGYEVATAIDGSTALEQLKETPTDLLLLDIQMPGMTGIEVLQKAITQQPSLKVVMVSAHGSVDNAVEAMKLGAVDYLQKPFTPSELRELVNRVLERETNDSGDCDAEVANARKLAGEGKYEEAIAAAKQCIGNHPQDAAGFNLLGELLEAGGDRSEALKNYRVALDLDPTYKAASNNLDRAATNPTSKPSF
- a CDS encoding TrkA family potassium uptake protein; this translates as MVSNLFGGSAQKSQYIVIVGCGRLGSLLAGQLSSQGHSVVVIEQYEACLSNLSSEFSGFSVVGDAAELATLRQAKVDKADCLLAVTSEDNINLMVAQIARTVFEIPTVLARVFDPDREAIYQELEIDTISPTQLSADLFLQKLGERFESQNQRSAK
- a CDS encoding TrkA family potassium uptake protein → MRIILIGTDKLTYFLGRRFSSKGYFLTIITPDEDNAVSLSRKLKATVLTGNGSDPAMLQEAGAYQADVLLSLTPRDQDNLIACQIAQDRYGVPKTVALVNDPENREVFEELGVSVAFSATEVLGSMIEQQTASADIRNLVPVTDSGVTITEVVLAENSPAVGSAIKDLKLQGAVVACVVRRGRVLLAQRRSHLHAGDRVLLISENDTYGQAQKTLTGEGA
- a CDS encoding TrkH family potassium uptake protein produces the protein MRHQSFLRQRYQAILGYTGLTCAIAGLCILAPLLALFAYPEEANLAWGFLLPGLALSGLGVILWRSLAPKSGATLTLQEGSVIVVLSWFLAVLFGTVPFLTVGGLNFTQAAFESTSGWTTTGLSVVDVTATSNLILLYRSIMELFGGAGLAIITLSAIAGPVGASLSSAEGRSEQLAPNVRRSSKLVVIIYSSLCAIGVVALRIAGVGWFDAVNHSFAALSTGGFSTRPDSIGYWDSPFVEAVTIVLMLFGGLNFVTIYLLLTGSIKSVVRNGQVRLQALMIPLVAVIIFFGSAVSLYPTLGKAVRVSIFESVTALTTTGFSTVGYGDWNSLPWIGMIVLMLIGGGAGSTAGGIKQLRIYILYRALISESRQMLLPKGAINETQIWQGEQRRFLQAKQIRQVSLFVFLYMALFFIGSAIMMGYGYSLQDSLFEYASTMGTVGLSVGPTAADAPVGMLWAQIVGMFLGRLEFFTVFVGVACMIRDFKPMVSRQTKPSS
- a CDS encoding cation:proton antiporter yields the protein MLANILTINSFVVANFLSNPITDPVAIFLTILAIMLVAPLLFERFQLPGIVGLILAGVVVGPDGLGLLERDGTIVLLGTVGLLFLMFMAGLETSLDDFKDDGDKATLFGIVTFVIPLVIGTGAMLALGYGWLAAILVASCFSSHTLLALPVLNKLGIMRASAVSVTLGATLITNVLALLTLAVIIKAYQGSLTLSFWLFLIPALTIYTVACLWGVPILGRWFFHKFGHDENAEFTFVLATLFVASYVASVIEIEPIIGAFLAGIALTPLIPQVSPLMNRIQFIGNALFVPFFLISVGMLIDPVALIRQPRVLLIAGVMIVAEIVGKYAAAWIAGKLFGFRSPDVMVMFGLSIAQAASTLAAITVAFNIELVDQLTVNGVVAMILATSIVSPWIVQRWGRKVSVVAPKSEGAPQALMRRVLVTVANPDTEDTLLNLAIILARAGEGTLLPLNVICDRKRAVSAADKRKQIKLLEIAEDVAHATVTKVEPIGRVDDAIDKGILRTAVEQDASLIVCGWKGYSSYKDNFFGDVLDNVASRAQVPVLVTRFVYPISNTGRILLAVNRQQALSENFAPTLEIVQTIANELKSTPQVLIVSGRRQPRLSSTELCDISPEIPVEQTKGSLFRRISKRLQPNDLLVLEVNTSKKQIAGRPAIGQIPEEVVRSHPNVSIIVAHYPLASKSKR